In Terriglobales bacterium, a single window of DNA contains:
- a CDS encoding CoA-binding protein translates to MSEAKVQDEIHELLKSARNIAVVGLSSSPLRPSYGVAAYLQTVGYHIIPVNPNIRGALGEKAWPSLRDVPEKIDIVDIFRRPEFVPEVVDLAIELKVPAIWMQEGVIHEEAAAKARRAGIIVVMDRCILKEHRARFA, encoded by the coding sequence ATGTCCGAGGCCAAGGTCCAGGACGAGATTCACGAGCTGCTGAAAAGCGCGCGCAACATCGCCGTCGTGGGCCTGAGCTCGAGCCCGCTGCGCCCCAGCTATGGCGTGGCCGCCTACCTGCAAACCGTGGGCTACCACATCATCCCGGTGAATCCCAACATCCGCGGCGCGCTGGGAGAGAAGGCCTGGCCATCGCTGCGCGATGTGCCGGAGAAGATCGACATTGTCGACATCTTCCGCCGCCCGGAGTTCGTGCCCGAGGTCGTGGACCTCGCCATCGAGCTCAAGGTGCCCGCCATCTGGATGCAGGAAGGCGTGATTCACGAAGAAGCCGCAGCCAAGGCGCGGCGAGCCGGCATCATCGTGGTGATGGATCGCTGCATCCTCAAGGAACACCGGGCGCGCTTCGCTTGA
- a CDS encoding replication-associated recombination protein A encodes MSLFQPIPSTEPLPGRPLADRMRPQALEEFVGQEHILAPSKPLRVQMERDDVRSILFWGPPGSGKTTLAQIIARMTRSEFVEFSAVLAGIAEIKRVMAEAEKARQYGTRTLVFIDEIHRFNKAQQDAFLPYVERGTITLIGATTENPSFEIISALLSRCRVYTLNQLTEEQVVLLLRRALADRERGLGDMNLRVSDDVLARIAAYSSGDARSAYNVLEVAAATARAGAAPAAPAEITAEIAQDALQKRVLLYDKQGEEHYNLISALHKSVRNSDPDAALYWLARMLEAGEDPLYIARRVVRMAVEDIGMADPQALGLTMAARDAVDFIGMPEGNLALAEAVVYLALAPKSNALYTAYGAVLQDVEQTAAAPVPLHLRNAPTGLMEALGYGKGYQYAHDVEGKVADMECLPESLRGRSYYRPTAEGLEAELRKKIEEIRKRRSRAQPDR; translated from the coding sequence ATGAGTCTCTTCCAGCCCATTCCGTCAACTGAACCCCTCCCCGGTCGTCCGCTTGCCGACCGCATGCGTCCGCAGGCGCTCGAGGAATTTGTCGGCCAGGAACACATTTTGGCTCCGAGCAAGCCATTACGCGTGCAGATGGAGCGGGACGACGTGCGCTCCATCCTCTTCTGGGGGCCGCCGGGTTCGGGCAAGACCACCCTGGCGCAGATCATCGCGCGCATGACGCGCTCCGAGTTCGTCGAGTTTTCCGCCGTGCTGGCCGGCATCGCGGAGATCAAGCGGGTGATGGCGGAGGCCGAAAAGGCGCGCCAGTACGGCACGCGCACCCTCGTCTTCATCGACGAGATCCACCGCTTCAACAAGGCCCAGCAGGATGCTTTCCTGCCCTACGTGGAGCGGGGCACCATCACCCTGATCGGCGCCACTACCGAGAACCCTTCGTTCGAGATCATCTCCGCCCTGCTCTCCCGCTGTCGGGTGTACACATTGAACCAGCTCACCGAGGAGCAGGTCGTACTGCTGCTGCGCCGTGCGCTGGCCGATCGCGAGCGCGGCCTGGGCGACATGAACCTGAGGGTTTCCGACGACGTCCTGGCCCGCATCGCGGCCTACTCCAGTGGCGATGCCCGCTCCGCCTACAACGTGCTGGAGGTCGCAGCAGCAACGGCCCGCGCGGGCGCTGCGCCCGCTGCTCCCGCCGAAATCACGGCGGAAATCGCGCAGGACGCTCTCCAGAAGCGGGTGTTGCTCTACGACAAGCAGGGCGAGGAGCACTACAACCTGATTTCTGCGCTGCACAAATCGGTCCGCAACAGCGACCCCGACGCCGCGCTCTACTGGCTGGCGCGCATGCTCGAAGCCGGCGAAGATCCCCTCTACATCGCCCGGCGTGTGGTGCGCATGGCGGTGGAAGATATCGGCATGGCCGATCCGCAGGCGCTCGGTCTCACCATGGCCGCGCGCGACGCCGTGGACTTCATCGGCATGCCGGAGGGCAACCTGGCGCTGGCCGAAGCCGTGGTCTATCTGGCGCTGGCGCCCAAGTCCAACGCTCTCTATACCGCCTACGGCGCAGTGCTTCAGGACGTGGAGCAGACTGCCGCTGCGCCCGTGCCGTTACACCTGCGCAACGCTCCCACCGGTTTGATGGAAGCACTGGGCTACGGCAAGGGGTACCAATACGCACACGACGTGGAAGGCAAGGTGGCGGACATGGAGTGCCTGCCGGAAAGCCTGCGCGGCCGTTCTTACTATCGTCCCACCGCCGAGGGCCTGGAGGCCGAACTCAGGAAGAAGATTGAGGAGATACGGAAGCGTCGATCCCGCGCCCAGCCTGACCGCTGA
- a CDS encoding RNA methyltransferase, whose translation MSATLQQLRLAGRHSALLKELRRAFARSERTREGCLAIESVRIVEEAVRSGLRFRAVFFAESAESTARRLLPQLGSHVETLLVPDRLFADVVATESPQGVAALVHLKDLSLEDALRAPEPLMLLAAGIQDPGNLGTMIRSAEAFGAGGVLLGEKTVSPFNPKVVRAASGSLFRLPVIPVALAETVGTLRGRSLRVVAASSHKGTRLDQARLEGPLALVVGNEATGIPRDVLKLADELLMIPHTPRVESLNAAVAASIVLYEAARQRRSGDGGP comes from the coding sequence GTGAGCGCTACGCTGCAGCAACTCCGGCTTGCAGGACGACATAGTGCCCTGCTCAAGGAGCTGCGGCGGGCGTTCGCGCGCTCGGAGCGCACGCGCGAGGGCTGTCTCGCCATTGAGAGTGTGCGCATCGTCGAAGAGGCGGTGCGCAGCGGCCTGCGCTTTCGCGCCGTGTTTTTCGCCGAGTCGGCCGAGTCCACGGCCCGGCGGCTCCTCCCCCAGCTCGGCAGCCATGTCGAGACCTTGCTGGTGCCGGACCGGCTTTTCGCCGACGTCGTGGCCACGGAGTCGCCGCAGGGCGTCGCGGCTCTCGTCCACCTGAAGGATTTGAGCCTCGAGGACGCATTGCGAGCGCCCGAACCGCTCATGCTCCTTGCCGCAGGCATCCAGGACCCGGGCAACCTGGGAACCATGATTCGCTCGGCAGAAGCCTTCGGCGCGGGCGGTGTGCTGCTGGGTGAAAAGACCGTCAGCCCCTTCAATCCCAAGGTGGTGCGGGCTGCTTCGGGCTCGCTGTTCCGGCTACCGGTCATCCCGGTGGCCCTGGCGGAGACCGTAGGAACGCTGCGCGGCCGCAGCCTGCGTGTGGTCGCAGCCTCTTCGCACAAAGGCACGCGGCTCGACCAGGCCAGGCTGGAGGGTCCACTGGCCTTGGTGGTCGGCAATGAAGCGACGGGCATTCCACGCGACGTCTTGAAGCTGGCCGACGAACTGCTGATGATTCCGCACACGCCCCGCGTGGAGTCGCTCAACGCCGCCGTGGCCGCTTCCATCGTGCTGTACGAAGCTGCGAGGCAAAGACGATCAGGCGATGGTGGCCCATGA